atatattacagtcagtgatctgacctcagagtctccagtctgcagtttggactctgcagtccctcacacagcagcttcactcctgaatcctgcagatcgTTGTTACTCAGGttcagctctctgagatgggaggggttggacttcagagccgAGGCCACGACGTCACAGTGAGTCTCAGAGAGTCCACAGCCAGAAAGTCTGTTGTGACACATATAACAGAGAAATATGACTCATAAAAGAAGCGTTTGATATATACGTCTCACATTTGATGATTAAacagtttgtcatgttctgtTTGGTCTTAACTTTACACATCAGTAGAATCTGTCACTGACACAAAAAGTCTCATCACTCGTTTTCAAACCttcacatttttcatctttcaatCATTCACTAAATGTTGCAGATGAATGGAAACAAATGTAGTTTTATTTAGGATGACATCATGTCTATAGTCTGTGATCTAAAGTGTGATCTATTCAGAGGACTTCCTCTGGATTAGAAAACCATTTGAAACTCATTGAACAGTAACTCTAGAGGAGGAGGATCTCATTCTCGTGCCGTCTGGCTCTCTTCTATAAACGGGAAAATACAGTGACTGCTGCAGAATGATccagaaatcaaataaatcagcAAAGAATAAAATGTAGTGAAGTTAAGGATCTCCTTCCAGAACAGTTTTTCTGTGATCTACCTGCTGAGATTTTGAGAGATGATGCTCGTGATTGATTTATAATGCCTTCAGAGGCTGGAAGGGGCACTCACAGCATCTGATATCTCCCTTTTCAGGGATGAACACTATCAGGCATCTCAATCACCTTTTTGTAAATTCCCTTCTGAAtgtgttcacaaaaaaaactacagtatCAAATCTATTTTTGAACTCAGggcaaaaagttaaaaaatcaTTATGTGTGAATATAACTATGACTGACTATTTCTCCTGAACATTAACAGTGGAACACTATTTTGTGAACAGTGAGGatattgtttagtttttattaaaataagtaAATTAGTACATGACAATTATAATGCGCTAAACATCTGGACTTActttgccttcctgcagttcctcacagctggaatcagtctcaATCGTCCCTGCTCTGATGTGTTGTACTTATACAGGTCCAACTCATCCAAAACCTCCTCggacatctgcagcatgtaggccagagcagagcagtggatctCAGAGAGTTCCTTCTTTgatctgttctctgacttcaggaactcttggatctcctgatggactgagaggtcgttgatctccgtcagacagtggaagatgttgatgcttctgtcgGGAGAGATATCTtcactgttcatctccttcaggttgttgatgacTCTTTGGATCATATCTGGACTGTTGTCTGTCTGACCCATCAGGCCTCTTAAGAGTCTCTGGTTTGACTTTAGAGACAGTccatgaaggaagcgaacaaacaggtccaggtgaccCTTTTTACTCCTCATGGATTTCTTCATTGCTTCATTTAGGAGAACATCAAGAGTTGAATCTACATTTATTTCTCCCAGAAAAGCCTTCAGAACTGTTGTGTTCCTGTTGGTgaaacagtggaacatgtagactgcagccagaaactcctgaacgctcagatgaacaaagcagtagactgttttctggaagatcacacactctgttttgaagatctctgtacaaactcctgagtacaccgaggcctctgtgacatccagaccacaccgctccaggtcttcttggtagaacatgatgtttccgtcctccagatgttcaaacgccagcctccccagcttcagaagaccttccctgtcagcctccatcagctcatgtGGACTCATCTGAAGTCCCTCAccatacttgttcttcttcctctttgtctgaaccagcaggaagtgtgagtacatgtcagtcagggtcttgggcagctctcctctctgctctctgctcatcatgtgatccagaactgtggcagtgatccagcagaagaccgggatcagacacatgatgtggaggctcctggatgtcttgatgtgtgagatgattctgctggacagatcttcatcatcactgaacctcctcctgaagtactcctccttctgggcgtcagtgaagcctcgtacttctgtaaacctgtcaacacatgaaggagggatctgattggctgctgcaggtcgagaagttatccagatgagagctgagggaagcagattccccttgatgaggtttgtgaacagtgtgtttaacgATGACTTCTGTGTGACATCAGAAACAACCTCACTGTTTGTGAAGTCCAACgacggtctgctttcatccaggccgtcaaagatgaacaacagtttacagacagcgagcgtctctgctgtgaccttctgtaatgttggatggaaaacacagAGCACctcaagaagactgtactccttatctctgatcaagttcagctccctgaatgaaagcaggatcaccagactgagctcttggttctctgagccctctgcccagtccagagtgaacttctgcactgagaaggttttaccaacaccagcgacgccgtttgtcagaaccactctgatgggtttctgttggtcgggttgagcttctgtcttttggttctgttggtcgggttgagcttctgtcttttggttctgttggtcgggttgagcttctgtcttttggttctgttggtcgggttgagcatttttttttttttctgttggtcgggttgagtatttttttcttcttctgctgatcAGGAtgagcttcattttttttttctgttggccaggtaaggctttaaagatgtcctgacacttgattggagtctcatggagggtcttctttttagagtctgtctcaagctgtctcacctcatgttgggtgttcacctcttcactctgtccctctgtgatgtagagctcagtgtagatcctgttgaggagggttctacttcctgtttcatcacttccttcagtcacacGTTCACATCTCCTCCTCAGACTGACCTTATgttcatctgtaacctcctgcagacctctatcaACTGAAAGAGAGAATGATAGAATCTGattattgttttcaaatgtttttgtaaaagaagtaaaaaagagttttaatttctatactttttacatttaccAATAAAAGTCCTGTTTTAGGAGGAGATCACAGAAGCAGAAAGGTGTACAGTCTTACTTTGTTCAGTGCTgctctgactgactgtctgcagtCCAGGTCCTGTTCTGGATCTTTTTCCACACTGAGGACAGGACGAGTCTCGTGGTGAACCagactggtcccagtatgaggtgaTGCACTGTCTGCAGAACCAGTGTCCACAGCTGGTAGAAACGGGATCCTTCAGGACGTCCTGACACACAGGACAGGACG
This is a stretch of genomic DNA from Labrus bergylta chromosome 20, fLabBer1.1, whole genome shotgun sequence. It encodes these proteins:
- the LOC110002572 gene encoding NLR family CARD domain-containing protein 3-like, with protein sequence MDVCLEDEEDGAESPVPSCLSMKSDLSKHEPPYFSKEPGPSDTKGTKRTHVIEEQPSCPVCQDVLKDPVSTSCGHWFCRQCITSYWDQSGSPRDSSCPQCGKRSRTGPGLQTVSQSSTEQIDRGLQEVTDEHKVSLRRRCERVTEGSDETGSRTLLNRIYTELYITEGQSEEVNTQHEVRQLETDSKKKTLHETPIKCQDIFKALPGQQKKKMKLILISRRRKKYSTRPTEKKKNAQPDQQNQKTEAQPDQQNQKTEAQPDQQNQKTEAQPDQQKPIRVVLTNGVAGVGKTFSVQKFTLDWAEGSENQELSLVILLSFRELNLIRDKEYSLLEVLCVFHPTLQKVTAETLAVCKLLFIFDGLDESRPSLDFTNSEVVSDVTQKSSLNTLFTNLIKGNLLPSALIWITSRPAAANQIPPSCVDRFTEVRGFTDAQKEEYFRRRFSDDEDLSSRIISHIKTSRSLHIMCLIPVFCWITATVLDHMMSREQRGELPKTLTDMYSHFLLVQTKRKKNKYGEGLQMSPHELMEADREGLLKLGRLAFEHLEDGNIMFYQEDLERCGLDVTEASVYSGVCTEIFKTECVIFQKTVYCFVHLSVQEFLAAVYMFHCFTNRNTTVLKAFLGEINVDSTLDVLLNEAMKKSMRSKKGHLDLFVRFLHGLSLKSNQRLLRGLMGQTDNSPDMIQRVINNLKEMNSEDISPDRSINIFHCLTEINDLSVHQEIQEFLKSENRSKKELSEIHCSALAYMLQMSEEVLDELDLYKYNTSEQGRLRLIPAVRNCRKAKLSGCGLSETHCDVVASALKSNPSHLRELNLSNNDLQDSGVKLLCEGLQSPNCRLETLRLICCSLSEISCSSLVSALKSNPSHLRELDLRVNTLKDSGVKLLRALEKNPNYRLETLRCRR